The window CATCAGCGTTGTAAGGTTGGAATTATTTCACCCCAACAAGAGGGATAGCCGGTTTGTTGATTGATGGGAATTGGGGCAAAATAGTAACCTCAGCCCCTTTTAGGCAAGGTTGTATTTAGCCTTGGCGTGCATACATACGGCGGCGTGCCAAAAACCAAACTCCGCCAAATATCCAGAGCAACAAAACGGGCAAGCCCATATTGAGTGTTTGCCAGTAGAGGCGTTCTTCTTTGAGTTTGACTTTGTCGAGCGGGCGCAAGATGACCTCTTTGGCGCGAGCCGAAATCACACCCTCTTCGTCGAGCATATAGTCAATAGCATTGACCACAAACTCTTTGTTGGCAAAAGTACGCCGCGAGTAACGATCAAAGCCCAAGGGGAGTGGCTGGGGTTTGCCGCTGGCTTTGTCTATGGTGATATCATTCTGGATGAGGTCGCCATCTGTACAGACCAGAACCTTGGTGGGTTGGCCCTGCTCTCTGAAGCTGGCTCGTCGTGGGTCTTGAGGCGTAATGCGATTTTTGAATAGAGAGGTGAAGCGCCCTTCGAGCAGGTAGGCAATGGGTTGTGGCCCGGCGCTAAACTGCGCAGGGTTAGGCTCTACCCGAGCCTCATTGAAGGTGATGAAGGCCGGCGTACCGCGCAAGGCCGAATACCTAGAAGTAAACATCAACGGTGTTTTGCGGATGCCTACAGCCTTGACAGTATCTATCTTGGTAACAAACTTGGTATACACCGCATCTAAGTTGCGCACGATGGGGTGTGGCGCAAAGGTATTGACCAAGGGGTAGTAGTGCCAAGGGATGGGCTGCACTTGGGTTTGGTCGCCCATATTGCCGGTTACCATCGGGATAAAGCCGGCGTTCAAGTCCTTGATTAGCTTAGGCTCTAGGTATACACCATACTTGAAGAGCATATCGGTTAGGTTGTGGTCGTAGGGGAAGGTAAACGAACCTTTGTCGCGCAAGACACTGTCCATATACACCCCCACAGCATCGAGGAAAAACAGAGCTTTGCCCCCGCTCATGATGTACTGGTCTATCTTGTATTTCTCTTTGTCGCTATAGGCCGTATCGGGTTT of the Eisenibacter elegans DSM 3317 genome contains:
- the gldG gene encoding gliding motility-associated ABC transporter substrate-binding protein GldG, producing the protein MAAFASWPQARRQGLRFGILLIGLLLLNFFGQQYFTRIDLTEDGRYSISPATQRLLSELEGELTIKVYLEGKFPPGFKRLQTTVKETLDEFQRYAGNRLKVRYIDPSQANNEEERKQNYLQLVQKGINPTNIFANEDGKRVEKLIFPGAVLSYTPPIDKDTNQYEATTLLFRTIDQRMPNAPSPDEILNQSIENVEYHLASAIQRLVMDEEKRKNIGFLQGHGEAPDIRLADLLTTLSQTYNVFKVDLPQQSSLEGLDAIVIAKPDTAYSDKEKYKIDQYIMSGGKALFFLDAVGVYMDSVLRDKGSFTFPYDHNLTDMLFKYGVYLEPKLIKDLNAGFIPMVTGNMGDQTQVQPIPWHYYPLVNTFAPHPIVRNLDAVYTKFVTKIDTVKAVGIRKTPLMFTSRYSALRGTPAFITFNEARVEPNPAQFSAGPQPIAYLLEGRFTSLFKNRITPQDPRRASFREQGQPTKVLVCTDGDLIQNDITIDKASGKPQPLPLGFDRYSRRTFANKEFVVNAIDYMLDEEGVISARAKEVILRPLDKVKLKEERLYWQTLNMGLPVLLLWIFGGVWFLARRRMYARQG